A genomic segment from Nicotiana sylvestris chromosome 1, ASM39365v2, whole genome shotgun sequence encodes:
- the LOC138876118 gene encoding uncharacterized protein — MGISGSSGVSFTTFQLRGAAYDWWRTYELDSPDEAASLSWIQFSDMFLREFVPQSLRDAWRAEFEHFCQGAMTISEYTVHYTSLDRYAPALVSTVREKVRRFNEGLIPSIRSSMARELEMDISYQQVVNIARKDRGGMHATERGKAGSRERESRRDQGREFEETRRPRRPGRYTDPYFGGRVRHGRGFVGQRVQFAL; from the coding sequence ATGGGTATCTctggatcgagcggggtttctttcactactttccagcttcggggagccgcctatgattggtggcgcacctatgagttagacagtccagacgagGCAGCTTCACTGAGTTGGatccagttttcagatatgttcttgagagagtttgtccctcagagccttagggatgcatggcgtgcagagtttgagcatttttgccagggtgctatgaccaTCTCGGAGTATACTGTCCATTACACCAGTTTGGATAGATATGCCCCAgctttggtttctactgttcgtgagAAGGTTCGCCGGTTCaatgaggggcttattcccagcattaggtctagcatggctcgtgagttggagatggatatttcgtatcagcaggtggtgaacaTTGCTAGAAAGGATAGAGGGGGTATGCATGCTACAGAGAGAGGGAAGGCAGGCTcacgagagagagagagcagaCGAGATCAGGGGAGAGAGTTTGAGGAGACGAGGAGGCCTCGTAGACCGGGGAGGTATACTGatccttattttggaggcagggtacgtcatggtagaggttttgtgggtcagcgaGTTCAGTTCGCGCTTTAG